The following are from one region of the Silene latifolia isolate original U9 population chromosome 9, ASM4854445v1, whole genome shotgun sequence genome:
- the LOC141599809 gene encoding serine/threonine protein phosphatase 2A 55 kDa regulatory subunit B beta isoform-like isoform X2, giving the protein MSGSGSGSGGGEPSASASLDWKFSQVFGERAAGEEVQEVDIISAIEFDKSGDHLATGDRGGRVVLFERTDTKDHGINRREMESMDYSVSRHPEFRYKTEFQSHEPEFDYLKSLEIEEKINKIKWCQTANSSLFLLSTNDKTIKFWKVQEKKIKKISEMNMDASISNSTKPNIANGGYADRFSGSLSDDLSFPPGGISSLRLPVVTSNETSLVARCRRVYAHAHDYHINSISQNSDGETFISADDLRINLWNLEISNQSFNIVDVKPQNMEDLTEVITSAEFHPSHCNTLAYSSSKGSIRLIDLRQSALCDSHAKLFEEQEAPGSRSFFTEIIASISDIKFARDGRYILSRDYMTLKLWDINMDSGPVATFQVHEYLRPKLCDLYENDSIFDKFECCLSGDGKRVATGSYSNLFRVFGCSPGSAEATTLEASKNPTRRQVQTPSRLSKPMSGNVVRRGSESPGVDSNGNSFDFTTKLLHLAWHPSENSIACAAANSLYMYYA; this is encoded by the exons ATGAGCGGCAGCGGCAGCGGCAGCGGCGGAGGTGAGCCTTCAGCCTCAGCTTCGCTTGACTGGAAGTTTTCTCAGGTTTTCGGCGAACGTGCCGCCGGTGAAGAAGTTCAAGAAG TTGATATTATATCAGCGATCGAGTTTGATAAATCTGGAGATCATTTGGCTACTGGTGACCGTGGTGGTCGGGTGGTTTTATTTGAGAGGACAGACACGAAGGAT CATGGTATTAATAGAAGAGAGATGGAGAGCATGGACTACTCAGTTAGTAGGCATCCTGAGTTCCGTTATAAAACTGAGTTTCAAAGTCATGAGCCTGAG TTTGACTACCTCAAGAGTTTGGAAATTGAGGAGAAAATTAACAAAATCAAATGGTGTCAAACTGCCAACAGCTCATTATTTCTTTTATCAACTAATGATAAGACCATCAAGTTCTGGAAG GTTCAAGAAAAGAAGATCAAGAAGATAAGTGAAATGAATATGGACGCTAGTATTTCAAACAGTACTAAACCAAATATTGCAAACGGGGGTTATGCAGACAGGTTTTCTGGTTCCTTGAGTGATGACCTATCGTTCCCACCTGGAGGAATATCCTCACTACGCTTACCTGTG GTCACCAGCAACGAGACTAGCCTTGTAGCTAGATGTCGAAGAGTATATGCCCATGCTCATGATTATCACATTAATTCAATATCACAAAACAG CGACGGAGAAACTTTTATATCAGCTGATGATCTGCGTATAAACCTCTGGAACTTGGAGATCAGCAATCAGAGTTTCAATATTGTTGATGTAAAGCCTCAAAATATGGAGGATCTGACTG AGGTTATCACGTCAGCTGAGTTTCACCCTAGCCACTGCAACACATTGGCATATAGTAGTTCAAAGGGATCAATCCGCCTCATTGATTTGAGACAGTCAGCGTTATGTGACAGCCATGCAAAATT GTTTGAGGAACAGGAAGCACCAGGATCCAGATCCTTCTTTACAGAAATTATTGCCTCAATTTCAGATATTAAATTTGCAAGGGATGGAAGATACATACTTAGCCGTGACTACATGACACTGAAG TTATGGGACATCAATATGGATTCGGGTCCTGTTGCAACCTTTCAGGTCCATGAGTATTTAAGGCCCAAG CTATGTGATTTATATGAAAATGATTCAATCTTCGACAAATTTGAGTGTTGCCTGAGTGGCGACGGGAAGCGAGTGGCAACTGGTTCTTACAG CAATCTATTCCGTGTATTTGGTTGCTCTCCTGGCAGTGCAGAGGCCACAACTCTAGAGGCTAGCAAAAACCCTACAAG GAGACAAGTACAAACCCCATCGAGGCTTTCAAAACCAATGAGCGGCAACGTCGTTAGAAGAG GATCTGAGAGTCCGGGTGTCGATTCTAATGGGAACTCTTTTGACTTCACAACAAAATTGCTTCACCTAGCATGGCATCCCTCTGAAAACTCAATAGCCTGTGCTGCAGCAAACAGCTTGTACATGTATTATGcataa
- the LOC141599809 gene encoding serine/threonine protein phosphatase 2A 55 kDa regulatory subunit B beta isoform-like isoform X1 has protein sequence MSGSGSGSGGGEPSASASLDWKFSQVFGERAAGEEVQEVDIISAIEFDKSGDHLATGDRGGRVVLFERTDTKDHGINRREMESMDYSVSRHPEFRYKTEFQSHEPEFDYLKSLEIEEKINKIKWCQTANSSLFLLSTNDKTIKFWKVQEKKIKKISEMNMDASISNSTKPNIANGGYADRFSGSLSDDLSFPPGGISSLRLPVVVTSNETSLVARCRRVYAHAHDYHINSISQNSDGETFISADDLRINLWNLEISNQSFNIVDVKPQNMEDLTEVITSAEFHPSHCNTLAYSSSKGSIRLIDLRQSALCDSHAKLFEEQEAPGSRSFFTEIIASISDIKFARDGRYILSRDYMTLKLWDINMDSGPVATFQVHEYLRPKLCDLYENDSIFDKFECCLSGDGKRVATGSYSNLFRVFGCSPGSAEATTLEASKNPTRRQVQTPSRLSKPMSGNVVRRGSESPGVDSNGNSFDFTTKLLHLAWHPSENSIACAAANSLYMYYA, from the exons ATGAGCGGCAGCGGCAGCGGCAGCGGCGGAGGTGAGCCTTCAGCCTCAGCTTCGCTTGACTGGAAGTTTTCTCAGGTTTTCGGCGAACGTGCCGCCGGTGAAGAAGTTCAAGAAG TTGATATTATATCAGCGATCGAGTTTGATAAATCTGGAGATCATTTGGCTACTGGTGACCGTGGTGGTCGGGTGGTTTTATTTGAGAGGACAGACACGAAGGAT CATGGTATTAATAGAAGAGAGATGGAGAGCATGGACTACTCAGTTAGTAGGCATCCTGAGTTCCGTTATAAAACTGAGTTTCAAAGTCATGAGCCTGAG TTTGACTACCTCAAGAGTTTGGAAATTGAGGAGAAAATTAACAAAATCAAATGGTGTCAAACTGCCAACAGCTCATTATTTCTTTTATCAACTAATGATAAGACCATCAAGTTCTGGAAG GTTCAAGAAAAGAAGATCAAGAAGATAAGTGAAATGAATATGGACGCTAGTATTTCAAACAGTACTAAACCAAATATTGCAAACGGGGGTTATGCAGACAGGTTTTCTGGTTCCTTGAGTGATGACCTATCGTTCCCACCTGGAGGAATATCCTCACTACGCTTACCTGTGGTA GTCACCAGCAACGAGACTAGCCTTGTAGCTAGATGTCGAAGAGTATATGCCCATGCTCATGATTATCACATTAATTCAATATCACAAAACAG CGACGGAGAAACTTTTATATCAGCTGATGATCTGCGTATAAACCTCTGGAACTTGGAGATCAGCAATCAGAGTTTCAATATTGTTGATGTAAAGCCTCAAAATATGGAGGATCTGACTG AGGTTATCACGTCAGCTGAGTTTCACCCTAGCCACTGCAACACATTGGCATATAGTAGTTCAAAGGGATCAATCCGCCTCATTGATTTGAGACAGTCAGCGTTATGTGACAGCCATGCAAAATT GTTTGAGGAACAGGAAGCACCAGGATCCAGATCCTTCTTTACAGAAATTATTGCCTCAATTTCAGATATTAAATTTGCAAGGGATGGAAGATACATACTTAGCCGTGACTACATGACACTGAAG TTATGGGACATCAATATGGATTCGGGTCCTGTTGCAACCTTTCAGGTCCATGAGTATTTAAGGCCCAAG CTATGTGATTTATATGAAAATGATTCAATCTTCGACAAATTTGAGTGTTGCCTGAGTGGCGACGGGAAGCGAGTGGCAACTGGTTCTTACAG CAATCTATTCCGTGTATTTGGTTGCTCTCCTGGCAGTGCAGAGGCCACAACTCTAGAGGCTAGCAAAAACCCTACAAG GAGACAAGTACAAACCCCATCGAGGCTTTCAAAACCAATGAGCGGCAACGTCGTTAGAAGAG GATCTGAGAGTCCGGGTGTCGATTCTAATGGGAACTCTTTTGACTTCACAACAAAATTGCTTCACCTAGCATGGCATCCCTCTGAAAACTCAATAGCCTGTGCTGCAGCAAACAGCTTGTACATGTATTATGcataa